The following is a genomic window from Drosophila busckii strain San Diego stock center, stock number 13000-0081.31 chromosome 2L, ASM1175060v1, whole genome shotgun sequence.
TGTCTCCTGTATTCACTTGTGCAAAGGATCTACGGACATcctatatataaatctattgTTGCTTGCAGGTCACCACGGCCGGACCCTTGGAGCGCAGCGTGCGTGTGCCCACTCTCAGCTCCTGGCGCGTCACCATGTTTGCTCTCGTGGTCATTGCCCTGGGCATTGCGCTCTGCCTGGCCGGCTTGCTAATGCATTGGGCGCCCGCTGCGTTTACTGGCGCCATTGGCgtctttattgttgctctcATGATGGGCATCATACCCAAGTATACGGGCAGTGTAATCAATGTAAGTCCAGTGCTTTGCgcgctgcttctgctgctgagCGTGATTTGCTTCAGCGCTTGTGCTCAACACTCGTGGCCTGGACTCTTGATCTGGCTGCTGGGTGGCCTCATGCTCTTGATACGCTGCGATAAATGGTGCTGCAACTGCTTTGAGCACACGAGCATCTTGCAGGCACAGCTTATACCCAGTGTATCCGGCAAGACGGGCAGCGCCTTGCCCGTCTCCGCTTCCTCGAGCAGCATACGGCTGCCGCGACCGCCCaagggcgtgggcgtgggcatgGGCGTCATTGGACTGCCGCAGCGCGTCAGCGGGCTGAGATGACATTCGGAGTCCTCCAGCGAGGAGGGCGAGGAACTGTTTCACGAGGATTTCAATGTGCGCGACTATGATGAGGAGCATGATGAGGGCGACTGCTGGACTGATTAGCTTGCCTTAGTCTGTGTGCCTAAAACCGCAAAGTGCCGTCACTTAAACTTAGCTAGACTCTTAAGCATACAATTAGTTGAAGCGCAGCGCTTGCCTTGCTAGCCTTAgccattaattaaacaaatgtattaacTATTTAGTGCTGTCCATGCCCTTAGTTAgtttacaaatttcaaataaaatctATGCAACTCTTAAGCGGAGCCGAACGGCATTAAGCCAACTTTTTGACCTATTAACGGATTTTAAgggaatattttttattaataataagccTGCAATGAAGCTTGATGATGTAGCTTGCCAGGTAAATCCCAAccttaatatattattttttacgaTAATAAATTCTGATAGAGATTTTAGTTTGTTACAAGGCCGGACTGACGTATCTTTCTAACTATCTGACATGGATGCTTTAGCTGGATGCCATGACTGGTGGCTTGGTCcgcatattaatatttttcaataacaataaaattttacaaacaTTTCTGCTCACATTTCTTTCGACTATTGccgcataaatttattgtatatcaACGActtcttttaaattatttacaaataaaattattgggTAATTTATAGGACGGAGGTCTGGCTACTTAGCGAGTTTTTTCACTTGATGAGGTTATTCTTAACTTTCTTGCGCTTCacttgccagcagctgctccattAGCTCCTTTATAAGCGCCATTATCTTAGCTTTATATGCTGGATCTTGAGCCATGGCCATATCCAGCAGCTCACGTCTGTCCACATTTAGCCAGTAATCAAATTTCTGAGCTTGCTGCGATCTCACTGTAGCCATCAACTTGGACGGCAATAAATGTATTGGCAGACAAAGACAGCTGATAATTAAAGCAACCAGGCTAGCACGCTTGCAATCCGCTTGGAACTCTTGCCAACTTAGCTCAGTGGCGGGTATGCCAAGCTCAGCAAATTTAGCTTGCAATGCATCAAAGTACCACTTGATAAACTCTTGATACAAAAGCTGACGCGTTGTCTGCGTTGAGTTCATATAAAGCATAAAGTGTATATCGTGTGCGGGCGTGCTGTAAGTGCTTAAGCCAAAGTCAACTAAGCAACAGCGCTCAGCATCATGCTTAGCAAAGAATATATTGAAGTTGGATGCATCGCGATGGCAAAATACATTGCACATACGCTCGGTTGGTTGCACTAGTGTCTcggtttttaataatttctcaTACAGCTTGTTAGCTATAAAGTGCTGATATTTttcatgctgcagctgctcatgttgtgcagctaaataaactatagcctgcaaattattatattaatataactgcttgcattttgtttagGAGCTCACCTTAATGCTTGTAATGAACCAATCATTCTCACTGCTTAGCATCAGCTCAAAGAGCATTTCTCTATAACGTTCACCTATGCTGAAGCTTTCAGCACGTTCCCATGCTatgcttgtggcatgcaacgtgGCTAAATGGCTTAGCAGCACACGATATTGTGTCATATTATAATCCTCCAAGGCAGGCAGTTGTCTGTAGTCAAAACTCAGATTTTCTAGCACCAAGAGATCCTCGCGTGTTAGAAAACAAGTGGGAGCTAGTTTACAATTggctgcaaatatatatatatatatatatataatattagaaGTCGGAAGTGCATGCAAACAATTatcattattaaataaacttactACATAATTGGTACGTACAGTAAGCGCTGcttttataactatttattcATTCTAGattaatttaactaactagaaattaacaaacaaaaggcgTTTGGgttatatttcatttgctcaaaaatgatttaagcaTATTCTATTTTAagttaagaatttaaaattataaaattccaatttattcatatGAGTATTTTGCTGTTAAGTTTGCTATTACCTATGTGACAACTTTACCTAATTATAACTAGGGCGTATAGATTAACTCTACTGTGATTTTAAAATGGAGCATTCAAGCTAAgagcttaaataatatatgccacatctaattttttataaaaatatgcaatatcgTTATCCAATctatgaaaaatttaatttaaattaatgtaaacaatttagttgctgcacttgctcacAGTTTTTACATGCCTGT
Proteins encoded in this region:
- the LOC108608164 gene encoding uncharacterized protein LOC108608164, whose translation is MTQYRVLLSHLATLHATSIAWERAESFSIGERYREMLFELMLSSENDWFITSIKAIVYLAAQHEQLQHEKYQHFIANKLYEKLLKTETLVQPTERMCNVFCHRDASNFNIFFAKHDAERCCLVDFGLSTYSTPAHDIHFMLYMNSTQTTRQLLYQEFIKWYFDALQAKFAELGIPATELSWQEFQADCKRASLVALIISCLCLPIHLLPSKLMATVRSQQAQKFDYWLNVDRRELLDMAMAQDPAYKAKIMALIKELMEQLLASEAQES